The proteins below come from a single Thermodesulfobacteriota bacterium genomic window:
- a CDS encoding NAD(P)-binding protein — translation MKDNLYDTVIIGAGMGGLITGAILAKQEGMKVLILEKESEIGGRIMTFGGPYGDYSEKEYRCLLYGAMGTWVIDSQPALSSSLKMVFSGTTS, via the coding sequence ATGAAAGACAATCTCTATGATACGGTAATCATAGGAGCAGGGATGGGCGGCTTGATAACCGGTGCTATCTTAGCAAAGCAGGAAGGAATGAAGGTGTTGATCCTCGAGAAAGAAAGTGAAATAGGAGGACGAATTATGACTTTCGGAGGTCCTTATGGAGACTACTCCGAAAAGGAATACCGGTGCCTTCTCTACGGGGCTATGGGAACTTGGGTCATAGATTCGCAGCCAGCTCTTTCGAGCTCATTGAAAATGGTATTTTCAGGGACTACATCGTAG
- a CDS encoding ABC transporter substrate-binding protein: MKGKIIFLSLAITASVLLWGFFGSRVIHAADTTGVTDNSIKIGHIFAYTGPVVDSTMHYNNAMEAYFKDLNERGGVNGRKINFLKEDDGYAIPRCIAAFKKLVFKDNIFAGLTMGGTGQTFAMFQMIEKSKLPCIIVSKAETMTTPLKRYIFTGGPSYEDMARALVDYIVKDTGAKDPKIGIVYPDNAYGKWVTEAAAAQIKLHGLELARKEVLNFGAIDASSQVLNLQRAGATHVILVQIAAGAIAFLKDAVKYNYKPQLFGHYYACAETTLQAAGDLAEGLLGVHAYVSWFDNAPGMIKARKITGRYYPGYDATDRIFTDGWVISMMVEDALKRAGRNLSRESFMSALESTRNLDLGGIGAPLSLSPTNHKPAEACRIFRADVKKKVMVPVSGWIKASKK, from the coding sequence ATGAAAGGGAAAATTATATTTTTATCTTTAGCAATCACAGCCTCGGTTTTATTGTGGGGATTTTTTGGAAGTCGTGTCATACATGCTGCTGATACGACAGGGGTAACCGATAATTCAATAAAAATCGGACACATATTTGCGTACACAGGTCCTGTCGTCGACTCTACGATGCATTACAATAATGCAATGGAAGCCTATTTTAAAGATCTCAATGAAAGAGGTGGAGTGAATGGAAGAAAGATTAACTTCCTGAAAGAAGATGATGGTTACGCGATTCCAAGATGCATTGCTGCATTTAAGAAACTTGTTTTTAAAGATAATATATTTGCAGGTCTCACAATGGGAGGGACAGGACAGACATTTGCGATGTTCCAAATGATAGAAAAGAGTAAATTGCCTTGTATTATTGTAAGCAAGGCCGAAACAATGACTACACCATTAAAGAGATACATATTCACCGGAGGCCCTTCTTATGAGGATATGGCGAGGGCTCTGGTTGACTACATCGTTAAAGATACAGGGGCAAAAGATCCTAAAATAGGCATTGTATACCCTGATAATGCCTATGGTAAGTGGGTTACGGAGGCAGCGGCTGCCCAGATTAAGCTGCATGGTTTGGAGCTGGCGCGTAAAGAGGTTCTAAACTTTGGCGCCATAGATGCTTCATCCCAGGTGCTTAATTTGCAGAGGGCTGGGGCTACGCATGTAATCCTGGTTCAAATTGCAGCAGGGGCAATTGCTTTTCTCAAGGATGCAGTCAAATATAACTACAAGCCTCAACTTTTCGGTCATTATTATGCATGTGCGGAAACTACCTTGCAGGCTGCTGGCGATCTTGCTGAGGGACTCCTGGGAGTTCATGCCTATGTATCGTGGTTTGATAATGCCCCGGGAATGATCAAAGCAAGGAAGATTACAGGCAGGTATTATCCCGGTTATGATGCTACTGATAGAATCTTTACCGATGGCTGGGTAATTTCTATGATGGTAGAGGACGCTCTCAAAAGAGCAGGAAGGAACCTCAGTAGAGAGAGCTTTATGAGTGCCCTTGAATCAACAAGAAACCTGGATTTGGGTGGAATAGGTGCTCCTTTAAGTTTGAGTCCTACAAACCACAAACCGGCCGAAGCCTGCAGGATATTCAGGGCAGATGTGAAAAAGAAAGTGATGGTTCCTGTTTCAGGATGGATAAAAGCGTCAAAAAAATAA